The Sebaldella sp. S0638 genome has a segment encoding these proteins:
- a CDS encoding ABC transporter substrate-binding protein yields MRSKICLLLLTLLFLIGCGEKKSSTGGDTGKTVELRVMWWGSDARHKATLDAIKLFEEKNPGIKIKAEYSGYEGYLEKLSTQMSGKTAPDIMQVDWNWLYIFSKNGDGFYNVRDLKDFDLGNYDEAILNHTVIKDKLNAVPVGLNGMGFYYNQSVFDKAGAKFPETADELFAVNKVFKEKLGDDYYPLDVSDEKVNYYFINYYLLQKTGNNLINEENKMGVTKEELADALRFYKRMVDEKVTLSTKDRAGLGNVPGDQNPLWVNGNIGGTYEWSSRTGVFQDTLKEGQVASGNYIKGIGDHNAAFTRLNMAFAINKDTKNPEAAAKFLNFLLSDPEASKILGLTRGIPSNKKALEVLEKENMITGISKEVLDKALAYQGKMISPYYEDERLIKIFAGYVQKLDYGQIDVDKAAEGILADMESSLKNILR; encoded by the coding sequence ATGAGAAGTAAAATTTGTTTATTGTTATTAACATTATTATTTTTAATTGGATGCGGCGAGAAAAAAAGCAGTACAGGAGGAGATACAGGAAAAACAGTAGAATTACGGGTAATGTGGTGGGGGTCTGATGCAAGACATAAAGCTACACTGGATGCAATAAAGCTTTTTGAGGAAAAAAATCCCGGAATAAAAATAAAAGCTGAATATTCAGGATATGAAGGATATTTGGAAAAACTGTCTACGCAGATGAGCGGAAAAACAGCTCCTGACATTATGCAGGTAGACTGGAACTGGCTGTATATTTTCTCTAAAAACGGAGATGGTTTTTATAATGTGAGAGACCTTAAAGACTTTGATCTGGGTAATTATGACGAGGCAATTCTGAACCATACTGTTATAAAAGATAAACTTAATGCTGTTCCTGTGGGATTAAACGGAATGGGATTTTATTATAACCAGAGTGTATTCGATAAAGCAGGGGCAAAATTTCCTGAAACAGCAGACGAGCTTTTTGCCGTAAATAAAGTATTTAAAGAAAAACTCGGAGATGACTATTATCCTTTGGATGTATCAGACGAAAAAGTAAACTACTACTTTATAAATTATTATTTACTGCAAAAAACAGGAAATAACCTGATTAATGAAGAAAATAAAATGGGTGTTACTAAAGAGGAACTTGCAGATGCTCTAAGATTTTATAAGAGAATGGTTGATGAGAAGGTTACACTGTCAACAAAAGACAGAGCAGGGCTGGGAAATGTTCCGGGAGATCAGAATCCGCTGTGGGTAAACGGAAATATAGGCGGAACTTACGAATGGTCGTCAAGAACAGGAGTATTTCAGGATACTCTTAAAGAGGGACAGGTAGCATCCGGTAACTATATTAAAGGTATCGGAGATCATAATGCGGCATTTACAAGACTTAATATGGCATTCGCAATAAACAAAGACACAAAGAATCCTGAAGCAGCAGCAAAGTTCCTGAATTTTCTTCTTTCTGATCCTGAAGCGTCAAAAATACTGGGATTAACAAGAGGAATACCTTCTAATAAAAAGGCTCTTGAAGTGCTGGAAAAAGAAAATATGATAACGGGAATATCGAAAGAAGTGCTTGATAAGGCATTGGCATATCAAGGAAAAATGATAAGCCCTTATTATGAGGATGAGAGACTTATTAAGATATTTGCAGGTTATGTGCAAAAACTTGACTATGGTCAGATTGATGTAGATAAGGCAGCAGAGGGAATTCTTGCTGATATGGAATCATCATTGAAAAATATTTTGAGATAA
- the rhaD gene encoding rhamnulose-1-phosphate aldolase yields MKKDIFEAGFLRDMVKVIHDMWLKGWDERNGGNVSYRIKTEEAEEYVQDTGSGDFTDMDFEVPNLANEYFLVTGSGKFFRNVILDPEDTLGIIKINEDGTKYRKVWGYKNGGIPTSELPTHLSAHSVKKSLCGDKSRVVMHNHATNLIALTYVLDLNTETFSKELWKMSTECLVVFPEGIGVIPWVVPGTVEIGTKTMEKMKDFNLVIWPFHGIFGTGATLDEAFGLIDTAEKAAEILVKVISMGGRKQEITDRELADLAKGFGVTPREGILKL; encoded by the coding sequence ATGAAAAAAGATATATTTGAAGCCGGTTTTTTACGGGACATGGTGAAAGTGATACATGATATGTGGCTGAAAGGATGGGATGAAAGAAACGGCGGAAATGTAAGCTATCGTATAAAAACAGAGGAAGCAGAGGAATATGTGCAGGATACAGGCAGCGGAGATTTTACGGATATGGATTTTGAAGTGCCTAATCTTGCCAATGAATACTTTCTTGTCACAGGGTCCGGAAAATTTTTCAGAAATGTGATACTTGATCCGGAAGATACGCTGGGAATAATAAAAATAAATGAAGACGGGACAAAATACAGAAAAGTATGGGGTTATAAAAACGGCGGAATACCCACAAGCGAGCTTCCTACACATTTATCCGCACATTCTGTGAAAAAATCACTGTGCGGAGATAAAAGCAGGGTAGTTATGCATAATCACGCCACTAATCTTATAGCTCTTACATATGTGCTAGACCTGAATACCGAAACATTCTCAAAGGAACTCTGGAAGATGAGTACAGAGTGTCTTGTGGTATTTCCAGAGGGAATAGGGGTAATTCCATGGGTGGTTCCGGGAACTGTGGAAATAGGAACTAAAACTATGGAAAAAATGAAAGACTTTAATCTGGTAATTTGGCCGTTTCATGGGATATTCGGAACAGGGGCAACTCTTGATGAAGCTTTCGGCCTTATAGATACAGCTGAAAAAGCGGCGGAAATACTGGTGAAAGTAATATCAATGGGCGGCAGAAAACAGGAGATTACTGACAGGGAACTTGCTGATCTGGCAAAAGGTTTTGGAGTGACACCGCGTGAAGGAATTTTAAAATTATAA
- the rhaM gene encoding L-rhamnose mutarotase → MIRKAVKMKVYSGQYEEYKKRHDEIWEPLKKVLKNHGAYNYSIFLDKETNSLFAYVEIESEELWDKVAETEECKKWWDFMKDIMETNEDNSPKSTELREVFYLK, encoded by the coding sequence ATGATAAGAAAAGCAGTTAAGATGAAAGTTTACAGCGGACAGTATGAAGAATACAAGAAAAGACATGATGAAATCTGGGAACCATTAAAAAAAGTTTTGAAAAATCACGGAGCATATAATTATTCAATATTTCTCGACAAAGAAACTAACAGCCTTTTTGCTTATGTGGAAATAGAAAGTGAAGAATTATGGGATAAGGTGGCAGAAACAGAGGAATGTAAGAAGTGGTGGGATTTCATGAAAGACATCATGGAGACAAATGAAGACAACAGTCCGAAATCCACAGAACTAAGAGAAGTTTTTTATCTGAAGTAA